A genome region from Candidatus Saganbacteria bacterium includes the following:
- a CDS encoding methyltransferase domain-containing protein → MMTEKECYQLFKKYAENYKPFQFDTARNDFRAEYKGKNNLIISFYRYFKVFYEVSKIWGKNKSKVVDFGVFPGVVPKIFRDLFLNDNFDYIGVGLGFTDDFIKEMEKLKIKLHETELDPSYFMPKKVNQLDCSDADIVLFLDVIEHLANPTNALDVANHSLKKGGWLILTTDNITNANNAILMLLGKTPLPHPLLTNMYFIGDWRPHFREYSKEDLMWLLRNSGFEIEKHEYFDRKQGEYYLNNGRIERQRQSVDNSKIDRRLKIKIIRNIKKAVMALLKIAFSFSPHFRSHQIIVARKVFETGEMKKKRPEMQTSTEGWNAVRQKYLGY, encoded by the coding sequence ATGATGACTGAAAAAGAATGTTATCAATTGTTCAAGAAATATGCAGAAAATTATAAGCCTTTTCAGTTTGATACTGCTAGAAATGATTTTCGTGCTGAATACAAAGGTAAAAATAATCTAATCATTTCGTTCTATAGATATTTCAAAGTATTTTATGAGGTCTCTAAAATATGGGGGAAAAACAAATCAAAAGTCGTTGATTTTGGGGTTTTCCCCGGAGTTGTTCCGAAAATATTCCGAGATCTCTTTTTGAATGATAATTTTGACTATATCGGAGTTGGATTGGGTTTTACCGATGATTTTATTAAGGAGATGGAGAAATTAAAAATAAAGTTACATGAAACTGAGTTGGACCCATCTTATTTTATGCCTAAAAAAGTCAATCAACTGGATTGTTCTGACGCAGATATAGTTCTTTTTTTGGATGTTATAGAACATCTGGCTAATCCCACCAATGCGCTTGACGTTGCCAATCACTCCCTAAAAAAAGGCGGATGGCTTATTCTGACGACTGACAATATAACTAATGCGAATAATGCGATCCTAATGTTGCTCGGGAAAACGCCATTGCCGCATCCGTTGTTAACAAACATGTATTTCATCGGAGATTGGCGCCCCCATTTCAGAGAATATTCTAAAGAAGATTTGATGTGGCTGTTACGGAACAGCGGTTTTGAAATTGAAAAACACGAGTATTTTGACAGAAAACAAGGCGAATATTATTTAAACAATGGAAGGATAGAAAGACAACGCCAATCTGTTGATAACAGCAAAATAGACAGAAGGCTAAAAATTAAAATCATAAGGAACATTAAAAAAGCAGTAATGGCTTTGTTGAAAATTGCATTTTCTTTCTCCCCTCATTTCCGCTCTCATCAAATTATTGTGGCCAGAAAGGTATTTGAAACAGGGGAAATGAAAAAGAAAAGGCCGGAAATGCAAACTTCGACCGAGGGATGGAATGCTGTCAGGCAAAAATATTTGGGTTATTAA
- a CDS encoding CDP-glycerol glycerophosphotransferase family protein → MSKIKTILSLIFYTMVCMVMFLAYFLLGLVPRRKDIVVFGSWEGKKFCDNAKYLFLYIAKNCKEYRPVWISRNNKIISDLRAQGFEAFHARSLKGSWFCWRAKFIFITHSLTYDVNPVVTRGAVILDLFHATLPIKKMGYDVTQECPLLKRAINFLSTPFEYIKADYAFSPSKNISPILSTALRVKTANIKVTGLPRSDYMLQVNDQESNKDYYKIFKGRKFKNMIYYIPTFRSRKEFDLFHYGFSEAQINDLLEKTDSVLLIRFHPFDSDKYKDIAQNKERIFFDNTDDLYPLLKKADILITDYSSICFDYLLMDKPIVFANFDYADYLKERPLYCDYAKITPGVKAENWPDLVKSLELILISGQDQFIKEREIMKQYVYDYLDQNACARIARFFRSLQGEQ, encoded by the coding sequence ATGAGCAAAATAAAAACAATATTAAGTCTCATTTTTTATACCATGGTCTGCATGGTCATGTTTTTAGCCTATTTTCTGTTAGGATTGGTCCCACGCAGAAAAGATATAGTGGTGTTCGGGAGCTGGGAAGGCAAAAAGTTTTGTGACAACGCGAAATATCTTTTCTTATACATAGCAAAGAACTGTAAGGAATATAGACCTGTATGGATTAGCCGCAATAATAAGATCATCTCAGACCTGAGGGCGCAGGGTTTTGAGGCGTTCCATGCAAGAAGCCTGAAAGGATCCTGGTTCTGCTGGCGTGCGAAGTTCATATTTATTACACACAGCCTGACGTATGATGTAAATCCTGTGGTGACACGGGGAGCTGTGATATTAGACCTTTTTCATGCTACATTGCCCATTAAAAAAATGGGCTACGATGTGACACAGGAATGTCCCCTGTTAAAAAGAGCAATTAATTTCTTGTCAACGCCTTTTGAATATATAAAAGCCGATTACGCATTCAGCCCGTCTAAGAACATATCTCCAATCCTGAGCACCGCATTGCGGGTGAAAACGGCTAATATCAAAGTAACGGGATTGCCGAGAAGCGATTATATGCTGCAAGTCAATGATCAGGAATCAAATAAAGACTATTACAAAATATTTAAAGGCAGAAAGTTTAAGAATATGATCTATTACATTCCGACTTTTAGGAGCCGAAAGGAGTTCGATTTATTTCATTACGGCTTTAGTGAGGCCCAAATAAATGATCTTCTGGAAAAAACAGACAGCGTTCTTCTGATACGTTTCCATCCTTTTGATTCTGACAAGTACAAGGATATAGCGCAAAATAAAGAAAGAATATTCTTTGATAATACCGATGACCTGTATCCCCTTCTCAAAAAAGCGGATATACTGATCACAGACTATTCCAGCATTTGCTTTGATTACCTGCTTATGGATAAACCCATAGTCTTTGCAAATTTCGATTATGCCGATTATCTAAAAGAGCGGCCGTTATATTGCGACTATGCGAAAATCACACCCGGAGTAAAAGCAGAAAATTGGCCGGATTTAGTTAAAAGCCTGGAATTAATTTTGATTTCCGGCCAAGATCAATTTATTAAGGAGCGTGAAATAATGAAACAATATGTGTATGACTATCTTGATCAAAATGCATGCGCCAGGATCGCACGATTTTTTAGAAGCTTACAAGGGGAACAATAA
- a CDS encoding cyclase family protein, which translates to MYRLLSYPLNEKTPMYGDTRPVMIEPCKQISRGDDCDTAYVTFSNHSGTHIDAPKHFHAKGRSLSQFGAEEFIFERPRMMDCPKNEDKLVMPDDIKDSAGCDLLLIRTGFFKFRGSEKYRLNNPGISADAALWIREKCPGIRAVGIDTISITAFQKRPEGKRAHHTFLDPDAKTGKPVLLIEDMDLSGDLAGLKKVFTVPLYFEGVDSMPCTVIGEF; encoded by the coding sequence ATGTATAGATTGCTGTCGTATCCTTTAAATGAAAAGACCCCCATGTATGGCGATACAAGGCCTGTAATGATCGAGCCATGCAAGCAGATCAGCAGGGGTGATGATTGTGATACGGCTTACGTTACTTTTTCAAACCACAGCGGAACACACATCGATGCCCCAAAGCATTTCCATGCCAAGGGCAGGTCTTTAAGCCAGTTTGGTGCAGAGGAATTTATTTTTGAAAGACCGCGCATGATGGATTGTCCGAAAAATGAAGACAAACTGGTCATGCCGGATGACATAAAGGACTCGGCCGGCTGTGACCTGCTGCTGATAAGGACCGGATTTTTTAAATTCAGGGGAAGCGAAAAATATCGGTTGAACAATCCGGGAATTTCAGCAGATGCAGCCCTGTGGATCAGGGAAAAATGTCCCGGTATCCGCGCCGTCGGTATCGATACGATATCGATAACTGCTTTTCAAAAAAGGCCGGAAGGAAAGCGAGCGCACCATACTTTCCTTGATCCTGATGCAAAAACCGGCAAACCTGTGCTCCTGATAGAAGATATGGATTTGAGCGGCGATCTTGCCGGCCTTAAAAAGGTATTCACGGTACCACTTTATTTTGAAGGTGTTGACAGCATGCCGTGCACGGTCATAGGGGAATTTTGA
- a CDS encoding HAD-IA family hydrolase, protein MTRTKAIIFDFDGVIVESMDIKADGFAFLFKDYPDKTDKIVRFHLDHGGMGRMEKFERIYRDFLGQNITETEKVILSKKLTEFAYEKVVKCPFVAGAKEFLEKHKDDFLMFVVSGTPDSEIKKIAGKRKLSGYFKEVLGSPKKKTELNGYILKKYDLKPEETVFIGDSIDDYIGVKDLGIRFIGRIDKEDPFKGLEIESRIKDLSELESMVGKNV, encoded by the coding sequence ATGACAAGAACCAAGGCCATAATATTTGATTTTGACGGGGTGATCGTTGAATCAATGGATATAAAAGCCGATGGATTCGCTTTTCTATTTAAGGATTATCCTGATAAGACAGATAAGATCGTTAGATTTCACCTTGACCATGGGGGGATGGGGAGGATGGAAAAGTTCGAACGGATATATAGAGATTTCCTGGGTCAAAATATTACAGAAACAGAAAAGGTGATCTTAAGCAAAAAACTCACAGAATTCGCATATGAAAAAGTCGTGAAATGTCCGTTTGTCGCAGGGGCGAAGGAATTTCTTGAAAAACACAAAGATGACTTTCTCATGTTTGTCGTGTCCGGAACACCCGATAGTGAGATTAAGAAAATTGCAGGAAAAAGGAAACTTTCCGGATATTTCAAGGAAGTGCTGGGATCACCCAAGAAAAAGACCGAGCTTAACGGGTATATTCTTAAAAAATATGATCTAAAGCCTGAGGAAACTGTTTTTATCGGGGATTCGATCGACGATTATATCGGGGTAAAAGACCTGGGGATAAGGTTTATAGGTAGGATCGACAAAGAAGATCCGTTCAAGGGTCTTGAGATCGAAAGCAGGATAAAAGATCTTTCTGAACTTGAAAGCATGGTGGGTAAAAATGTATAG
- a CDS encoding cation:proton antiporter — MPIPVISTLTNHELTRFFFAIVLLLSFANIFGYIFHKFKMPRVIGEIFGGIVLGPSIMGAVFPGFFTVIFDAFPSEGKLLSVMYWFGLVLLMFVSGYEIPRVFEKKDRNLISAILIGSTVIPFTAGWLFTYAADMPSLMGYAQNALAFRIVMGIAVAVTSIPVISKIFLDLDIIKTGFAKIVLTASTAHDLILWIALAVATGLVSSKDLSVSGIAMTVAVTLVFFVLGAAFVPRIVAAGNKMRANLLIKSSVFGYTLFICFLFSAIASLLNVNIVFGAFLAGIIIGTVPGDEFENARKSIKENALSFFVPVYFAIVGIRLNFISQFDPKFFILFMLVALAAQAVGTLLATAVMRKDIFTGFNYAVAMNTRGGPGIVLASVAYELGIINGSFFTSIVTLSVLTALLAGVWFKYVLSKGWELAS; from the coding sequence ATGCCTATTCCAGTAATATCAACGCTTACAAACCATGAGCTGACGAGGTTCTTTTTCGCCATCGTGCTTTTGTTGAGCTTCGCAAATATTTTCGGTTATATTTTCCATAAGTTCAAAATGCCCAGGGTGATCGGTGAAATCTTCGGGGGAATAGTCCTCGGACCGTCTATTATGGGTGCTGTTTTTCCGGGTTTCTTTACAGTAATATTTGATGCTTTTCCTTCGGAAGGGAAGCTTCTATCGGTCATGTACTGGTTCGGTCTTGTGCTGTTGATGTTCGTCTCCGGTTATGAGATACCCAGGGTATTTGAGAAAAAGGACAGGAACCTGATATCCGCCATACTTATCGGTTCCACTGTCATCCCGTTCACCGCAGGGTGGCTGTTCACATATGCTGCTGATATGCCATCACTCATGGGTTACGCTCAGAACGCTTTGGCTTTCAGGATAGTGATGGGGATAGCGGTAGCCGTGACGTCCATCCCGGTCATATCGAAGATCTTTCTGGACCTTGACATAATAAAGACCGGATTTGCAAAGATAGTGCTGACCGCTTCTACCGCGCATGATCTGATATTGTGGATAGCCCTTGCCGTGGCAACCGGACTTGTGAGTTCAAAAGATCTATCGGTATCAGGAATAGCCATGACAGTAGCCGTTACGCTGGTGTTCTTTGTCCTCGGAGCCGCCTTTGTCCCGAGGATCGTAGCCGCGGGCAACAAGATGAGGGCTAACCTGCTGATAAAATCATCGGTGTTCGGTTATACGCTGTTCATCTGCTTCCTTTTTTCAGCGATAGCAAGCCTTCTCAACGTCAATATAGTCTTTGGTGCGTTCCTGGCAGGCATCATAATTGGGACAGTTCCGGGAGACGAGTTTGAAAATGCGAGGAAAAGCATAAAGGAGAACGCTCTTTCGTTCTTTGTGCCCGTGTATTTTGCCATAGTCGGCATCAGGCTTAATTTCATCAGCCAGTTCGATCCCAAGTTCTTTATCTTGTTCATGCTGGTGGCGCTGGCAGCGCAGGCAGTCGGTACCTTGCTGGCTACGGCAGTGATGAGAAAAGATATCTTCACGGGATTCAATTATGCTGTTGCGATGAACACCAGGGGAGGTCCCGGGATAGTCCTGGCTTCCGTCGCGTATGAACTGGGCATCATAAACGGTTCCTTCTTCACTTCGATAGTGACGCTTTCCGTTTTGACCGCGCTGCTTGCAGGAGTATGGTTCAAGTATGTTCTTTCAAAAGGATGGGAGCTTGCTTCATGA
- a CDS encoding phosphoglycerate dehydrogenase: MKVFISTTTFAEYEDQPLKMLKDHGMEFQVNPLRKKLSGEELISLAKDAQGLIAGTEVLTAEVLKELKSLKVISRCGAGLDNVDLKAAKGLNIMVFNTPDAPTDAVAELTLGLMLDCLRKISGADRQIRHGKWNKPMGNLLKGKNVGIIGYGRIGKAVGRLAEAFGANVSAYDVAKDPDGKKYLSFDQLIAGSDIISLHVPGSKTGHLIHAKAVSNMKNGAFLINASRGGLVDEEALYEALKSGKLAGAGIDTFEKEPYQGKLIELDNAVLTSHIGSYAKESRINMEQQAVENLIRGLEEATANGRSNK; encoded by the coding sequence ATGAAAGTATTTATATCAACAACAACTTTCGCGGAGTATGAAGATCAGCCGCTTAAAATGTTAAAGGACCACGGTATGGAATTCCAGGTGAATCCGCTGCGCAAGAAGCTCTCTGGTGAAGAGCTGATATCTCTTGCTAAGGACGCGCAGGGTCTTATAGCGGGTACTGAAGTCCTGACAGCGGAAGTGCTGAAGGAATTAAAAAGCTTAAAAGTGATCTCCCGCTGCGGTGCGGGACTTGATAATGTGGATCTAAAAGCCGCCAAAGGCCTCAATATCATGGTCTTTAATACGCCTGACGCGCCGACAGATGCAGTTGCTGAATTGACGCTGGGTCTCATGCTCGATTGCCTGCGCAAGATATCAGGAGCTGACAGGCAGATCAGGCATGGCAAATGGAATAAACCGATGGGAAATCTTTTAAAAGGCAAAAATGTCGGGATCATCGGATATGGAAGGATAGGAAAAGCGGTTGGACGCCTGGCAGAGGCCTTTGGCGCGAATGTTTCGGCATATGATGTTGCAAAAGATCCTGACGGCAAAAAATATCTTTCTTTTGATCAGTTGATCGCCGGTTCAGACATTATAAGTCTGCATGTCCCCGGCAGTAAAACAGGCCATTTGATACATGCAAAAGCTGTTTCAAATATGAAAAACGGCGCGTTTTTGATCAATGCTTCAAGGGGCGGTCTTGTGGACGAGGAGGCTCTTTATGAGGCTTTAAAGTCGGGAAAACTGGCGGGAGCAGGCATAGACACTTTTGAAAAGGAACCGTATCAAGGAAAACTCATTGAATTGGATAATGCGGTATTGACTTCTCACATAGGATCTTACGCGAAGGAGTCCAGGATAAATATGGAACAACAAGCGGTCGAAAATCTTATTCGTGGACTTGAGGAAGCTACTGCTAACGGGAGGAGCAATAAATGA
- a CDS encoding NAD(P)-dependent oxidoreductase — MKIIVFGGAGFLGSHVADALTEKGHKVTVFDLIKSPYLKEGQNSIIGDVTDPECVSKAVAGQEIVYNFAGIADMDAAKIKPLETVKNNIYGNTVLLEACRKSKVKRFVFASTLYVYSKAGSFYRSSKQANELLIENYHDIYGLDFTILRYGSLYGPRADENNWIHRVVNQALKENKITRHGDGEELREYIHVLDAARLSADILSDDYNNQYVIIAGHQQMKIKDLMVMIREILNNKIKLEYLPVDSTEHYEITPYVFSPKIAKRIQSNNYIDLGQGILDLITRIYAAK, encoded by the coding sequence ATGAAAATCATAGTATTCGGGGGCGCGGGTTTTTTGGGCAGCCACGTGGCGGACGCGCTGACAGAAAAAGGGCACAAAGTCACGGTATTTGACCTGATAAAGTCGCCTTATCTAAAAGAAGGCCAAAACAGCATCATAGGTGATGTCACTGATCCTGAATGCGTCAGCAAGGCGGTGGCGGGACAGGAGATCGTATATAACTTCGCGGGAATAGCGGACATGGACGCGGCAAAAATAAAACCGCTTGAAACAGTAAAGAATAACATATACGGAAACACCGTGCTTCTCGAGGCCTGCAGGAAATCAAAGGTCAAGAGGTTTGTCTTTGCCAGTACTCTTTATGTTTACAGCAAGGCGGGTTCTTTTTACAGGAGCAGCAAGCAGGCGAACGAGCTTTTGATAGAGAACTACCACGATATCTATGGCCTCGATTTTACGATACTGAGATACGGATCGCTATACGGGCCAAGAGCGGATGAAAACAACTGGATACACAGGGTGGTAAATCAGGCGCTGAAAGAAAATAAGATCACCAGGCACGGCGACGGTGAGGAACTGCGCGAGTACATCCACGTGCTGGATGCTGCCAGGCTGAGCGCGGACATACTGTCAGATGATTACAATAACCAGTACGTGATAATAGCCGGCCACCAGCAGATGAAGATAAAAGACCTTATGGTGATGATAAGGGAAATACTGAATAACAAGATAAAGCTCGAATACCTACCCGTCGATTCAACCGAGCACTACGAAATCACTCCGTATGTCTTCAGCCCGAAGATAGCAAAACGTATACAGAGCAATAATTATATTGATCTGGGTCAGGGGATACTTGATCTCATCACAAGGATATATGCCGCAAAATGA
- the pyk gene encoding pyruvate kinase produces MDKTKIVCTIGPASCDRKTLEKLAKAGMNVARLNGSHNTLDWHEKSIKLIRSVDKNIPILLDLPGRKIRTAKFKHTYKLKNGKTIIFTSVKGYKSSDKVAVNYSGLHRDLKRGNIILADDGTLKFRVVEVKGTNVFCRILTDGELKGGKGLNVPYVKVNTPLITEDDKRLIKFAIKNKVDWVGLSFVENGEHVRKVKKLLGNSGIGVIAKTENKFGIDNIESILKESDGILIDRGDLGAETSIANIGVIQKKAIIAANSSGRPVIVATEMLHSMIEKRQPTKAEVTDITNSIMDGASAIMLSGETAVGIDPVNTVKVMRSVADEAEKYFSRSAVIDSSMTQKTIPSAIGKSIYEISKEMPIDKVVCITLSGYAARMISRYKLDQMILAVTDKIEKARKFNLLWGVTGICLGINFVSKDYSHIIESAKQLWKEGFLKKDDLVVFTAVILPYRNAKMNYLQIHKMSDLIALFKWGN; encoded by the coding sequence ATGGATAAGACAAAGATAGTCTGCACTATTGGCCCGGCTTCGTGTGACAGGAAAACACTGGAAAAACTTGCGAAAGCCGGGATGAATGTTGCCAGACTGAACGGCTCTCATAACACTCTTGATTGGCATGAAAAATCAATTAAACTTATAAGATCGGTCGACAAGAACATCCCGATCCTTCTGGATTTGCCGGGAAGAAAAATCAGGACTGCTAAATTTAAGCATACCTACAAGCTTAAAAATGGAAAGACAATAATATTTACTTCGGTAAAAGGGTATAAAAGTTCCGATAAAGTGGCTGTAAATTACAGCGGTCTGCACAGGGACCTTAAGAGAGGGAATATTATCCTAGCCGATGACGGGACGTTGAAATTCAGGGTTGTCGAGGTAAAAGGCACGAACGTGTTCTGCAGGATACTCACCGACGGGGAACTCAAAGGCGGCAAGGGGTTGAATGTCCCGTACGTCAAGGTCAATACGCCTCTTATAACTGAAGATGATAAAAGACTCATTAAGTTCGCGATAAAGAACAAAGTTGATTGGGTGGGGCTGTCGTTTGTCGAAAACGGCGAACATGTAAGAAAAGTGAAAAAACTTCTGGGAAACAGCGGAATAGGGGTGATAGCAAAGACAGAGAACAAGTTCGGCATAGACAATATAGAAAGTATCCTGAAAGAATCGGACGGGATCCTAATAGACCGAGGAGACCTGGGTGCCGAGACTTCTATTGCCAATATAGGGGTGATCCAGAAGAAAGCGATCATAGCGGCGAACAGCAGCGGCAGGCCGGTCATAGTAGCGACGGAGATGCTCCATTCCATGATAGAAAAACGACAGCCCACAAAAGCAGAGGTTACGGACATAACGAATTCTATAATGGACGGCGCCTCGGCAATAATGTTGTCCGGGGAGACAGCCGTGGGGATAGACCCGGTCAATACGGTAAAGGTCATGCGCTCCGTGGCGGACGAAGCAGAAAAATACTTTTCAAGATCCGCAGTCATAGATTCATCGATGACCCAAAAGACAATACCCAGCGCAATAGGTAAAAGTATATATGAGATATCAAAAGAGATGCCGATAGACAAGGTTGTCTGTATAACCTTGTCGGGTTATGCCGCAAGGATGATAAGCAGGTACAAGCTTGACCAGATGATACTGGCGGTAACGGACAAGATCGAAAAGGCAAGAAAATTCAATCTTTTGTGGGGAGTAACGGGCATTTGCCTCGGCATTAATTTTGTCAGCAAGGATTATTCGCATATCATCGAGAGCGCAAAACAGCTTTGGAAAGAGGGTTTCCTGAAAAAAGATGACCTGGTAGTGTTTACCGCGGTCATACTACCTTATAGGAATGCAAAGATGAACTATCTCCAGATACATAAGATGAGCGATCTGATCGCGCTGTTCAAGTGGGGCAATTGA
- a CDS encoding class I SAM-dependent methyltransferase, whose translation MITSLYSDAHLKEAKELFPDKVGDPNWLNSQWTTEEINMCKELSLHKTIYAMNMNEYEQYMGIDPPSMRQQAIAEIITKNFPNKNIKVLSIGCGYGDKELYLARKGYAVTAFDVSPVMDFLRERYSGEVDFTTSLDARNMPFVPESFDLVLVLNMIYAIPNEDLPGLFSNINMIIKKGGGFILSSSATIGFREKIKILAKKLFGKKASSRKPDGWKQTGWKRDRREMERYLPFNDFKQIRYDGSVCRDLSAKRVFSKDPYYDFWVAKGKK comes from the coding sequence ATGATCACATCCTTATATTCAGATGCACATCTCAAGGAGGCAAAGGAGCTGTTCCCTGATAAGGTCGGTGATCCCAACTGGCTTAATTCGCAGTGGACGACAGAGGAAATAAATATGTGCAAAGAACTCTCCTTGCACAAAACTATTTATGCAATGAATATGAATGAATATGAACAGTATATGGGGATAGATCCTCCATCCATGCGACAACAAGCCATAGCCGAAATCATTACCAAAAACTTTCCAAATAAAAACATAAAAGTACTGTCTATCGGATGCGGTTATGGTGATAAAGAGCTGTATCTGGCAAGGAAGGGCTATGCAGTTACTGCCTTCGACGTTTCGCCGGTCATGGACTTTTTGCGTGAAAGATATTCCGGTGAGGTGGATTTTACCACTTCTCTTGATGCCAGAAACATGCCATTTGTCCCGGAGAGCTTTGATCTGGTCTTAGTGCTGAATATGATTTATGCCATCCCAAATGAGGATTTGCCCGGATTATTTTCTAATATTAATATGATCATAAAGAAAGGCGGGGGGTTTATTCTTAGCTCGTCAGCAACAATTGGATTTAGAGAAAAGATAAAAATATTGGCGAAAAAACTATTCGGGAAAAAAGCTTCTTCTCGAAAACCCGACGGGTGGAAACAGACCGGTTGGAAGAGGGATCGCCGGGAAATGGAACGATATTTGCCTTTCAATGATTTCAAACAAATCCGATATGACGGCTCTGTCTGTCGCGATCTGAGTGCTAAGAGAGTGTTCTCAAAAGACCCATATTATGACTTTTGGGTAGCGAAAGGGAAGAAGTAG
- the sat gene encoding sulfate adenylyltransferase, with protein sequence MNKPYGGKLIDRYDLPVKTPAYDHEVTVSDVVVSDLYNIADGVFSPLEGFMTAKEFNSVVMKGVFRDLPWTIPILIDVDKAEAIAAGRSKLVGIRNKEGKLFASVEVEDVYAHNKELHAEKVFGTNDKKHPGVNFVHNMKEYLIGGKILVHKRARHFGSYMSPRQTRTMFEKLDLKTIAGFQTRNVLHRAHEYLQRCALELVDGLFLQPIVGWKKPGDFTAEAVIKAYREFIKDYYPRKRIVLGTLKTAMRYAGPKEAVFHAIIRKNFGCTHFIVGRDHAGVGGYYGKYEAHDIFDRIRDLGITILRFKEPLYCSKCDLIVTEKTCGHNKKYHQEISGTLVRSIIKKGDQPKHKIFRPEVYDVLVREFKAHHLFYE encoded by the coding sequence ATGAACAAACCTTACGGAGGAAAACTGATCGACAGATACGACCTCCCGGTGAAAACCCCGGCATATGATCATGAGGTCACTGTGTCTGATGTTGTGGTGTCTGACCTGTATAATATCGCGGACGGTGTTTTCAGCCCGCTTGAAGGGTTTATGACGGCTAAAGAATTTAACAGTGTAGTAATGAAGGGTGTTTTTCGCGATCTTCCATGGACGATACCAATACTTATTGATGTTGACAAGGCGGAAGCCATTGCGGCAGGAAGATCAAAACTGGTAGGAATTCGAAATAAAGAAGGCAAACTATTTGCGTCAGTTGAGGTCGAGGATGTCTATGCGCACAATAAAGAACTTCATGCAGAAAAAGTCTTCGGAACAAATGACAAAAAACACCCCGGGGTAAACTTTGTCCATAACATGAAAGAGTACCTGATCGGCGGAAAGATACTTGTCCACAAGAGGGCCCGACATTTTGGCAGTTATATGTCTCCGAGACAGACGAGAACGATGTTCGAAAAACTCGATCTTAAAACCATTGCGGGTTTTCAGACAAGAAATGTACTTCACAGAGCCCACGAATATCTCCAGAGATGCGCTCTGGAGCTGGTGGACGGCCTTTTTCTTCAGCCGATAGTAGGGTGGAAAAAACCGGGCGATTTTACCGCGGAAGCCGTAATAAAAGCCTACAGAGAATTCATAAAAGATTATTATCCGAGAAAGCGCATCGTTCTTGGCACTTTAAAGACAGCAATGCGCTATGCCGGACCTAAAGAAGCTGTGTTTCACGCGATCATAAGAAAAAACTTCGGCTGTACCCATTTTATCGTCGGCCGGGATCACGCGGGTGTTGGAGGGTACTACGGCAAATACGAGGCGCACGATATATTCGACAGGATAAGGGATCTTGGGATCACAATCTTGAGGTTCAAAGAGCCTCTTTACTGCAGTAAATGTGACCTTATAGTCACAGAAAAGACCTGCGGCCATAATAAAAAATATCACCAGGAAATAAGCGGGACTCTCGTAAGAAGCATCATCAAGAAGGGGGATCAGCCGAAGCACAAGATCTTCAGGCCTGAGGTTTACGACGTCCTGGTAAGAGAATTTAAGGCGCATCACCTTTTTTATGAATAG